In a genomic window of Bradyrhizobium sp. LLZ17:
- a CDS encoding ABC-F family ATP-binding cassette domain-containing protein has translation MIRLDNVSKQAGHQILFIEASAALNKGEKIGLVGPNGAGKTTLFRMIAGEELPDEGQVSTDRGITIGYFNQDVGEMAGRSAVAEVMDGAGPVSAVAAELRELETAMADPDKADQMDEIIARYGEVQHAFEELDGYALDGRAREALSGLGFSQEMMDGDVGKLSGGWKMRVALARILLMRPDVMLLDEPSNHLDLESLIWLEKFLHDYEGTLLMTSHDREFINRVISKVVEIDSGSLTTYTGNYEFYEQQRALNEKQQQAQFERQQAMLAKEIKFIERFKARASHAAQVQSRVKKLDKIERVEPPRRRQTVAFDFPPAPRSGEDVVALKKVFKGYGSKRIYDGLDFMIRRRERWCVMGVNGAGKSTLLKLVAGASEPDEGTVAVGGSVKMGYFAQHAMDLLDGEQTVFESLEYAFPTAGQGSLRALAGCFGFSGDDVEKRCRVLSGGEKARLVMAKMLFDPPNFLVLDEPTNHLDLATKEMLINALSDFEGTMLFVSHDRHFLATLSNRVLELTPDGIHQFGGGYTEYVARTGQEAPGLRS, from the coding sequence ATGATCCGCCTCGACAACGTCAGCAAGCAAGCCGGCCACCAGATCCTGTTCATCGAAGCCTCCGCCGCCCTCAACAAGGGCGAGAAGATCGGCCTCGTCGGGCCGAACGGCGCCGGAAAAACCACCCTGTTTCGGATGATCGCCGGTGAGGAGTTGCCCGACGAAGGGCAGGTCTCGACCGATCGCGGCATCACCATCGGTTATTTCAACCAGGACGTCGGCGAGATGGCCGGCCGCAGCGCCGTGGCTGAGGTCATGGACGGGGCAGGGCCGGTGAGTGCGGTGGCGGCCGAGTTGCGTGAGCTCGAGACCGCCATGGCCGATCCCGACAAGGCCGATCAGATGGACGAGATCATCGCGCGCTACGGCGAGGTGCAGCACGCCTTCGAGGAGCTCGACGGCTATGCGCTGGACGGCCGGGCGCGCGAGGCGCTCTCTGGCCTCGGCTTCAGTCAGGAGATGATGGACGGCGACGTCGGCAAGCTCTCCGGCGGCTGGAAGATGCGCGTGGCGCTCGCGCGGATTCTCTTGATGCGTCCCGACGTCATGCTGCTCGACGAGCCGAGCAACCATCTCGATCTGGAAAGCCTGATCTGGCTGGAGAAGTTTTTGCACGACTACGAAGGCACGCTGTTGATGACGTCGCACGACCGCGAGTTCATCAACCGTGTGATCTCCAAGGTGGTCGAAATCGATTCCGGCTCGCTCACCACCTATACCGGCAATTATGAGTTCTACGAGCAGCAGCGCGCGCTCAACGAGAAGCAGCAGCAGGCGCAGTTCGAGCGCCAGCAGGCGATGCTCGCCAAGGAGATCAAGTTCATCGAGCGCTTCAAGGCGCGGGCCTCGCATGCAGCCCAAGTGCAGAGCCGGGTCAAGAAGCTCGACAAGATCGAACGGGTCGAGCCGCCGCGCCGCCGCCAGACTGTTGCCTTCGACTTTCCGCCGGCGCCTCGCTCCGGCGAGGACGTCGTCGCCCTGAAGAAGGTGTTCAAGGGCTATGGCAGCAAGCGGATCTATGACGGGCTGGATTTCATGATCCGGCGTCGCGAGCGCTGGTGCGTGATGGGTGTCAACGGCGCCGGCAAATCGACGCTGCTCAAGCTCGTCGCGGGCGCGAGCGAGCCGGACGAGGGCACCGTGGCGGTCGGCGGCAGCGTCAAGATGGGCTATTTCGCCCAGCACGCGATGGATCTGCTCGATGGCGAGCAGACGGTGTTCGAATCGCTCGAATACGCGTTTCCGACCGCGGGGCAGGGTAGCTTGCGCGCGCTCGCCGGCTGCTTCGGCTTCTCCGGCGACGACGTCGAGAAGCGCTGCCGCGTGCTCTCGGGCGGCGAGAAGGCGCGGCTCGTGATGGCGAAAATGCTGTTCGATCCGCCGAACTTCCTGGTGCTGGACGAGCCGACCAACCATCTCGACCTCGCCACCAAGGAGATGCTGATCAACGCGCTGTCGGATTTCGAAGGCACCATGCTGTTCGTCTCGCATGACCGGCATTTTCTGGCGACGCTCTCGAACCGCGTGCTGGAGCTGACCCCGGACGGCATCCACCAGTTCGGCGGCGGCTACACGGAATACGTCGCGCGCACGGGGCAGGAAGCGCCGGGGTTGCGAAGCTAG